The Breoghania sp. genome has a segment encoding these proteins:
- a CDS encoding SDR family NAD(P)-dependent oxidoreductase, which translates to MADGSWSVAWITGGSSGIGRELARQLDGVVGHVAVTARSADKLGELCAASRTVFGYPGDVTDADAMAGCVGEIESHAGPIDLAILNAGAWALMDATDLDLAAVRTGVEVNYLGVMNALDVLIPKMMARGKGHIAIVASVAGYRGLPRSVAYGPTKAALNNLAETLKLELEPHGITVSVINPGFVDTPMTAENPFPMPGIISAKDAAERILKGLRRGRFEIAFPTGFILAMKLLRLLPDAVYFPLVRKFAVRGRG; encoded by the coding sequence ATGGCTGATGGGTCTTGGTCTGTTGCGTGGATCACAGGCGGCAGCTCGGGGATTGGACGCGAACTTGCCCGCCAGCTTGACGGGGTGGTCGGACATGTCGCCGTCACAGCGCGCTCAGCCGACAAGCTCGGTGAGCTTTGCGCCGCAAGCCGCACGGTCTTTGGCTATCCCGGCGATGTGACGGACGCGGATGCAATGGCCGGTTGCGTGGGCGAGATCGAAAGCCACGCCGGACCGATCGACCTTGCCATTCTCAATGCCGGGGCATGGGCCTTGATGGACGCGACCGACCTCGATCTGGCAGCCGTGCGCACCGGTGTGGAGGTGAACTATCTGGGGGTGATGAATGCGCTGGACGTGCTTATCCCGAAGATGATGGCGCGCGGGAAAGGTCATATCGCCATTGTGGCGTCCGTTGCGGGCTATCGCGGGTTGCCGCGTTCCGTCGCTTACGGGCCGACCAAGGCCGCGCTCAACAATCTCGCCGAAACGCTCAAGCTGGAACTGGAGCCGCACGGCATAACCGTTTCGGTGATCAATCCGGGTTTCGTGGATACGCCCATGACCGCCGAGAATCCGTTCCCGATGCCGGGCATCATCTCAGCGAAGGACGCGGCGGAACGGATCCTCAAGGGACTTCGCCGGGGGCGGTTCGAGATCGCCTTTCCGACGGGCTTCATTCTCGCGATGAAGCTGCTGCGGCTCTTGCCGGATGCCGTCTATTTTCCGCTTGTGCGCAAGTTCGCTGTGCGCGGGCGGGGATGA
- a CDS encoding cyclopropane-fatty-acyl-phospholipid synthase family protein: MLETLTAKETPLRRGWTSPLSHVARLALGRLLSWEPKGAILIVLPSGECMRFGRKGHEAEPVLRFRRFRGFSKIATRGAIGFAEGYMDGDIDCTDLTGLFRFILRNRPELEKAASFALSSRLRDRLAHGRRANSRRGSRRNITEHYDLGNAFYSQWLDPSMLYSSGYYANGAKTLEDAQHEKLARILDLLELSGDERILEIGCGWGAFARAAAQTHGARVEGLTLSHEQLAHARKLVTAEGLSDTCSFRLEDYRDCRGSYDRIVSIEMIEAVGEAYWPHYFAVLNERLKSGGTAVLQAITIDENRFDQYRRSADFIQRHVFPGGMLPTATLIGDHATRAGLQLDHVERFGPCYAETLAEWSRRFEAAWPDIAPLGFDEHFRRRWRYYLAYCEAGFREGAIDVGFYRLRKP; this comes from the coding sequence ATGCTTGAAACCCTGACCGCGAAAGAAACGCCGCTGCGGCGCGGCTGGACGAGCCCGCTGTCCCATGTTGCGCGCCTCGCGCTTGGAAGGCTTCTGAGCTGGGAGCCGAAAGGCGCGATCCTCATCGTGTTGCCATCGGGCGAATGTATGCGGTTCGGCCGCAAGGGACATGAGGCAGAGCCGGTGCTGCGGTTCCGCCGCTTCCGCGGCTTTTCCAAAATCGCCACCCGCGGCGCGATCGGCTTTGCCGAAGGCTACATGGATGGCGATATCGACTGCACGGACCTCACCGGCCTCTTCCGCTTCATCCTGCGCAATCGGCCCGAGCTGGAAAAGGCAGCAAGCTTCGCCCTCTCCTCGCGTCTGCGTGACCGGCTCGCCCATGGCCGACGGGCCAATTCCCGGCGTGGCAGCCGCCGCAACATCACCGAGCATTACGACCTGGGTAACGCCTTCTACAGCCAGTGGCTCGACCCCAGCATGCTCTATTCGAGCGGTTATTACGCCAATGGCGCCAAGACGCTGGAAGACGCCCAGCACGAGAAGCTCGCGCGCATCCTCGATCTTCTGGAGCTTTCCGGAGACGAACGCATTCTGGAAATCGGCTGCGGCTGGGGCGCCTTTGCGCGCGCGGCGGCGCAGACCCACGGCGCCCGTGTGGAGGGTCTCACTCTTTCCCATGAACAGCTCGCCCACGCCCGCAAGCTGGTCACAGCCGAGGGGCTTTCTGACACATGCAGTTTCCGGCTGGAAGACTACCGCGATTGCCGGGGCTCCTATGACCGCATCGTCTCGATCGAGATGATCGAGGCCGTGGGCGAAGCCTACTGGCCGCACTATTTCGCGGTTTTGAACGAACGGCTGAAATCCGGCGGCACGGCGGTTCTTCAGGCCATCACCATCGATGAAAACCGCTTCGATCAGTACCGCCGCTCAGCCGATTTCATCCAACGCCACGTCTTTCCCGGCGGCATGCTGCCGACGGCAACCCTGATCGGAGACCATGCGACGCGCGCGGGGCTTCAGCTCGATCACGTGGAGCGTTTCGGCCCCTGTTATGCGGAGACACTGGCGGAGTGGAGCCGACGCTTCGAGGCTGCCTGGCCGGACATCGCGCCGCTCGGCTTTGACGAGCATTTCCGGCGTCGCTGGCGCTATTACCTCGCCTATTGCGAGGCGGGGTTTCGCGAAGGCGCGATCGATGTCGGCTTCTATCGGCTTCGCAAACCGTGA
- a CDS encoding DUF1365 domain-containing protein, with protein MARETAAIYAGTVSHTRMRPVGHRLSYRVFSLLLDCDRLDDLARSTRLFSHNRFNLVSLHDRDHGSGDGTPLTTYLRHLAEGTPHGRDVVRFKMLCYPRVLGYGFNPLTVYYGLDASDRIRLMVYEVNNTFGQRKTYVLPVSEGEGQEIISQKCAKELYVSPFNTVAGTYSFHLTKPDKTLTLGVALKDEEGPLLKAHFRGARHPFGDAGLLRQLARTGWMSLKVIGGIHFEAARLWLKGMRLKPRPAAPSSAITYVEKAGDQHA; from the coding sequence ATGGCAAGGGAAACGGCCGCGATCTATGCCGGAACGGTGTCGCACACCCGCATGCGCCCCGTCGGGCATCGCTTGAGCTACCGTGTCTTTTCCCTGCTTCTCGATTGCGACCGGCTGGACGATCTCGCCCGCTCCACGCGGCTCTTTTCCCACAACCGTTTCAACCTCGTGAGCCTGCATGACCGCGATCACGGAAGCGGCGACGGGACGCCCCTGACGACCTATCTCCGACACCTTGCGGAGGGCACACCGCATGGTCGCGACGTGGTCCGCTTCAAGATGCTGTGCTACCCGCGGGTGCTCGGCTACGGCTTCAATCCGCTCACCGTCTATTACGGCCTTGATGCGTCAGACCGCATCCGCCTGATGGTCTACGAGGTCAACAACACCTTCGGCCAGCGCAAGACCTATGTCCTGCCGGTCAGCGAAGGAGAGGGCCAGGAGATCATCTCCCAGAAATGCGCCAAGGAGCTTTACGTCTCGCCCTTCAACACGGTGGCGGGAACCTACAGCTTCCATTTGACGAAGCCGGACAAAACCCTGACCCTTGGCGTTGCCCTGAAGGATGAGGAAGGCCCGCTTCTCAAGGCCCATTTCCGTGGCGCGCGCCACCCCTTCGGCGATGCGGGCCTGCTGCGGCAACTCGCGCGGACCGGCTGGATGTCGCTTAAAGTCATCGGCGGCATCCATTTCGAAGCCGCGCGCCTGTGGCTCAAGGGCATGCGGTTGAAGCCGCGCCCGGCAGCCCCTTCATCTGCGATTACCTATGTCGAAAAGGCTGGTGACCAGCATGCTTGA
- a CDS encoding FAD-dependent oxidoreductase — protein sequence MEPQKIAVIGSGISGLSAAWLLSTRHRVTLYESADHLGGHANTREVSTENGPVAVDTGFIVYNELNYPNLTALFRHLGVVTDPTEMSFALSLNKGTYEYAGSGLGGFFGQRSNLFKPRHWQLLSDIARFFKTASEDVARLPQNTTLGAFLKEGGYSTSFVEDHIVPMGAAIWSTNMQGMLDFPARSFVDFYANHGMLQFSERPAWRTVSGGSRNYVSKLVADAGFETLKGTGAARIVRHPTYVHVTDTNGVSRAFDHVVVATHADQALKLIDAPDPMEERLLGAFSYQDNLAVLHRDPRWMPRRKRLWSSWNYLKTDHGSETELCVSYWMNRLQVLPTRTNFFLTLNPRGEIHPKAVDATIAYRHPVFDGIATEAQRLLGGIQGNRRTWFCGSYFGYGFHEDGIQSGLAVAEALGGVRRPWQVENESGRIASLSNTRPDVVDARREAAE from the coding sequence ATGGAACCGCAAAAGATCGCCGTTATCGGATCGGGCATTTCCGGGCTCTCGGCAGCGTGGCTGCTGTCCACCCGGCACCGGGTCACCCTTTATGAAAGCGCGGATCATCTGGGCGGCCACGCCAATACCCGCGAGGTCTCCACGGAGAATGGCCCTGTCGCCGTTGATACCGGCTTCATCGTCTATAACGAGCTGAATTACCCCAATCTGACCGCCCTGTTCCGCCATCTCGGTGTGGTGACAGACCCGACCGAAATGAGCTTCGCGCTATCGTTGAACAAGGGCACGTATGAATATGCGGGCTCCGGTCTCGGTGGCTTTTTCGGTCAGCGGAGCAATTTGTTCAAACCCCGTCACTGGCAATTGCTCAGCGATATCGCCCGCTTCTTCAAGACGGCAAGCGAGGACGTCGCACGGCTGCCTCAGAACACCACCCTTGGCGCGTTTCTCAAGGAAGGCGGGTATTCGACCAGCTTCGTGGAGGATCACATTGTTCCCATGGGCGCGGCGATCTGGTCGACCAACATGCAGGGCATGCTGGACTTCCCGGCCCGCAGCTTCGTCGATTTCTACGCCAATCACGGCATGCTGCAATTCAGCGAGCGGCCAGCCTGGCGCACGGTTTCAGGCGGCAGCCGGAACTATGTCTCAAAGCTCGTGGCCGATGCGGGCTTCGAGACCCTCAAGGGCACAGGCGCGGCCCGCATCGTCCGCCATCCGACCTATGTCCATGTGACCGACACCAACGGCGTCAGCCGCGCCTTCGATCATGTCGTGGTCGCAACCCATGCGGACCAGGCGTTGAAGCTGATCGATGCGCCCGATCCGATGGAAGAGCGTCTGCTCGGCGCGTTTTCCTATCAGGACAATCTGGCCGTCCTCCACCGCGACCCGCGCTGGATGCCGCGCCGCAAGCGGTTGTGGTCGAGCTGGAACTATCTGAAAACGGACCACGGGTCGGAAACGGAGCTGTGCGTCAGCTACTGGATGAACCGCCTTCAGGTTCTCCCGACAAGGACCAATTTCTTCCTGACCCTCAATCCGCGCGGCGAAATCCACCCCAAGGCGGTTGATGCGACGATCGCCTATCGTCACCCGGTCTTTGATGGGATCGCCACCGAAGCGCAACGCCTGCTCGGGGGCATCCAGGGCAATCGCCGCACGTGGTTTTGTGGCAGCTATTTCGGGTACGGCTTCCACGAGGACGGCATCCAGAGCGGCCTTGCGGTGGCAGAGGCGCTTGGTGGGGTGCGTCGTCCCTGGCAGGTGGAAAACGAATCCGGTCGCATCGCGTCGCTGTCCAATACCCGGCCCGACGTGGTCGATGCCCGGCGCGAGGCGGCGGAATGA
- a CDS encoding DUF2177 family protein has protein sequence MAQYLIAYVFTAVVFLGIDFVWLTRVAKSFYYGRLGDMLLDTPRMGAAVAFYALYVVGVVIFAVAPGLKADSLATALLFGALFGFFTYGTYDMTNYATLRQWSLTVSLVDMAWGTVLTGFSAVAGVWLTRLVTQGG, from the coding sequence ATGGCCCAATATCTGATCGCTTATGTCTTTACCGCCGTCGTCTTTCTCGGGATTGATTTCGTCTGGCTGACGCGGGTCGCGAAGTCCTTCTATTACGGACGGCTTGGCGACATGCTGCTTGATACGCCGCGCATGGGGGCCGCCGTTGCCTTCTATGCGCTCTATGTGGTGGGCGTGGTGATCTTCGCGGTCGCGCCCGGCCTCAAGGCGGACAGTCTCGCCACGGCCTTGCTCTTCGGCGCGCTGTTCGGCTTTTTCACTTACGGCACATACGACATGACCAACTACGCCACATTGCGTCAGTGGTCGCTGACGGTCTCGCTCGTCGACATGGCGTGGGGAACGGTGCTGACGGGCTTTTCCGCGGTGGCGGGTGTCTGGCTGACCCGTCTGGTCACGCAAGGCGGCTGA
- a CDS encoding LysR family transcriptional regulator, with the protein MARHKAADPCVMDPYQLDFRAFHLLTVVHREKSFSRAAEALGVSQSVVSYGIEKLRQVFGDPLFVREGGHTVSTERCEGLARYASDLLAEFDSMQQQPRFNPSEITATLTFACNYYERSFLIPAVVAKLRREAPKLNIEVIDASGSGHRRLIDGEADMLIGPYRRADAGFFEKTLIREQYVCLMDASHPAAGRDPTLEEYLAFDHVLITYGGRWVSPYVSEIEAMGHRLNAPLKVPSPAGIDRIVAGSDLVATVPRRLAQIQDSTLATAACPIDAPLEVKMVWSVRKQHSALMKWARERISATVAELSL; encoded by the coding sequence ATGGCCCGACACAAGGCTGCGGACCCCTGCGTCATGGACCCCTACCAGCTCGATTTCCGGGCATTTCACTTGCTGACGGTCGTCCACCGCGAGAAATCCTTCAGCCGTGCGGCCGAGGCGCTGGGGGTCAGCCAGTCCGTCGTGAGTTACGGCATCGAGAAGCTGCGGCAGGTCTTTGGCGATCCGCTCTTCGTGCGCGAAGGGGGACACACGGTCTCAACGGAGCGATGCGAGGGCCTGGCGCGCTACGCAAGCGACCTTCTGGCCGAATTCGATTCCATGCAGCAACAGCCGCGCTTCAATCCCTCCGAGATCACCGCAACGCTCACCTTCGCCTGCAACTACTATGAGCGCAGCTTCCTGATCCCCGCCGTCGTCGCAAAGCTGCGGCGGGAGGCCCCGAAGCTCAATATCGAGGTGATCGATGCCTCGGGCAGCGGCCACAGGCGGCTGATCGATGGCGAGGCAGACATGCTGATCGGCCCCTATCGGCGCGCCGATGCCGGCTTTTTCGAAAAGACCCTGATCCGCGAGCAATATGTCTGTCTGATGGATGCCAGCCATCCCGCGGCCGGTCGCGACCCGACGCTGGAGGAATATCTTGCGTTTGATCACGTGCTCATCACCTATGGCGGACGGTGGGTCTCGCCCTATGTGAGCGAGATCGAGGCCATGGGCCATCGCCTGAACGCACCGCTCAAGGTGCCGAGCCCGGCCGGGATCGACCGGATCGTCGCCGGTTCCGATCTTGTGGCGACCGTTCCGCGGCGTCTTGCGCAAATCCAGGATTCCACGCTTGCCACCGCCGCCTGCCCCATCGACGCCCCGCTTGAGGTGAAAATGGTCTGGAGCGTGCGAAAGCAGCATTCCGCGCTGATGAAGTGGGCCCGCGAGCGCATCTCCGCCACGGTGGCCGAGCTTTCGCTGTGA